From one Papio anubis isolate 15944 chromosome 12, Panubis1.0, whole genome shotgun sequence genomic stretch:
- the TNNT3 gene encoding troponin T, fast skeletal muscle isoform X24 yields MSDEEVEQVEEQYEEEEEAQEEEEKPRPKLTAPKIPEGEKVDFDDIQKKRQNKDLMELQALIDSHFEARKKEEEELVALKERIEKRRAERAEQQRIRAEKERERQNRLAEEKARREEEDAKRRAEDDLKKKKALSSMGANYSSYLAKADQKRGKKQTAREMKKKILAERRKPLNIDHLSEDKLRDKAKELWETLHQLETDKFEFGEKLKRQKYDIMNVRARVQMLAKFSKKAGTPAKGKVGGRWK; encoded by the exons ATGTCTGACGAGGAAGT TGAACAGGTGGAGG AGCAGTACGAAGAAGAAG AGGAAGCCCAGGAGGAAG AGGAGAAACCAAGACCCAA ACTCACTGCTCCTAAGATCCCAGAAGGGGAGAAAGTGGACTTCGAT GACATCCAGAAGAAGCGTCAGAACAAAGACCTAATGGAGCTCCAGGCCCTCATCGACAGCCACTTTGAAGCccggaagaaggaggaggaggagctggtcGCCCTCAAGGAGAGAATT GAGAAGCGCCGTGCGGAGAGAGCGGAGCAGCAGAGGATTCGtgcagagaaggagagggagcGCCAGAACAGACTGGCG GAGGAAAAGGccagaagagaggaggaggatgccaagaggagggcagaggacgacctgaagaagaagaaagctcTGTCTTCCATGGGAGCCAACTACAGCAGCTACCTGGCCAAG GCTGACCAGAAGAGAGGCAAAAAGCAGACGGCCCGCGAAATGAAGAAGAAGATTCTTGCTGAGAGACGCAAGCCGCTCAACATCGACCACCTCAGTGAAGACAAACTGAG GGACAAAGCTAAGGAGCTCTGGGAGACCCTGCACCAGCTAGAGACCGACAAGTTCGAGTTTGGGGAGAAGTTGAAACGCCAGAAATATGAT ATCATGAATGTTCGGGCCAGAGTGCAGATGCTGGCCAAGTT CAGCAAGAAGGCTGGGACCCCAGCCAAGGGCAAAGTCGGCGGGCGCTGGAAGTAG
- the TNNT3 gene encoding troponin T, fast skeletal muscle isoform X20, giving the protein MSDEEVEQVEEQYEEEEEAQEEEEVQEEEKPRPKLTAPKIPEGEKVDFDDIQKKRQNKDLMELQALIDSHFEARKKEEEELVALKERIEKRRAERAEQQRIRAEKERERQNRLAEEKARREEEDAKRRAEDDLKKKKALSSMGANYSSYLAKADQKRGKKQTAREMKKKILAERRKPLNIDHLSEDKLRDKAKELWETLHQLETDKFEFGEKLKRQKYDIMNVRARVQMLAKFSKKAGTPAKGKVGGRWK; this is encoded by the exons ATGTCTGACGAGGAAGT TGAACAGGTGGAGG AGCAGTACGAAGAAGAAG AGGAAGCCCAGGAGGAAG AGGAAGTTCAAGAAG AGGAGAAACCAAGACCCAA ACTCACTGCTCCTAAGATCCCAGAAGGGGAGAAAGTGGACTTCGAT GACATCCAGAAGAAGCGTCAGAACAAAGACCTAATGGAGCTCCAGGCCCTCATCGACAGCCACTTTGAAGCccggaagaaggaggaggaggagctggtcGCCCTCAAGGAGAGAATT GAGAAGCGCCGTGCGGAGAGAGCGGAGCAGCAGAGGATTCGtgcagagaaggagagggagcGCCAGAACAGACTGGCG GAGGAAAAGGccagaagagaggaggaggatgccaagaggagggcagaggacgacctgaagaagaagaaagctcTGTCTTCCATGGGAGCCAACTACAGCAGCTACCTGGCCAAG GCTGACCAGAAGAGAGGCAAAAAGCAGACGGCCCGCGAAATGAAGAAGAAGATTCTTGCTGAGAGACGCAAGCCGCTCAACATCGACCACCTCAGTGAAGACAAACTGAG GGACAAAGCTAAGGAGCTCTGGGAGACCCTGCACCAGCTAGAGACCGACAAGTTCGAGTTTGGGGAGAAGTTGAAACGCCAGAAATATGAT ATCATGAATGTTCGGGCCAGAGTGCAGATGCTGGCCAAGTT CAGCAAGAAGGCTGGGACCCCAGCCAAGGGCAAAGTCGGCGGGCGCTGGAAGTAG
- the TNNT3 gene encoding troponin T, fast skeletal muscle isoform X12, which translates to MSDEEVEQVEEQYEEEEEAQEEEVHEEEEVQEEEKPRPKLTAPKIPEGEKVDFDDIQKKRQNKDLMELQALIDSHFEARKKEEEELVALKERIEKRRAERAEQQRIRAEKERERQNRLAEEKARREEEDAKRRAEDDLKKKKALSSMGANYSSYLAKADQKRGKKQTAREMKKKILAERRKPLNIDHLSEDKLRDKAKELWETLHQLETDKFEFGEKLKRQKYDIMNVRARVQMLAKFSKKAGTPAKGKVGGRWK; encoded by the exons ATGTCTGACGAGGAAGT TGAACAGGTGGAGG AGCAGTACGAAGAAGAAG AGGAAGCCCAGGAGGAAG AAGTCCATGAGGAAG AGGAAGTTCAAGAAG AGGAGAAACCAAGACCCAA ACTCACTGCTCCTAAGATCCCAGAAGGGGAGAAAGTGGACTTCGAT GACATCCAGAAGAAGCGTCAGAACAAAGACCTAATGGAGCTCCAGGCCCTCATCGACAGCCACTTTGAAGCccggaagaaggaggaggaggagctggtcGCCCTCAAGGAGAGAATT GAGAAGCGCCGTGCGGAGAGAGCGGAGCAGCAGAGGATTCGtgcagagaaggagagggagcGCCAGAACAGACTGGCG GAGGAAAAGGccagaagagaggaggaggatgccaagaggagggcagaggacgacctgaagaagaagaaagctcTGTCTTCCATGGGAGCCAACTACAGCAGCTACCTGGCCAAG GCTGACCAGAAGAGAGGCAAAAAGCAGACGGCCCGCGAAATGAAGAAGAAGATTCTTGCTGAGAGACGCAAGCCGCTCAACATCGACCACCTCAGTGAAGACAAACTGAG GGACAAAGCTAAGGAGCTCTGGGAGACCCTGCACCAGCTAGAGACCGACAAGTTCGAGTTTGGGGAGAAGTTGAAACGCCAGAAATATGAT ATCATGAATGTTCGGGCCAGAGTGCAGATGCTGGCCAAGTT CAGCAAGAAGGCTGGGACCCCAGCCAAGGGCAAAGTCGGCGGGCGCTGGAAGTAG
- the TNNT3 gene encoding troponin T, fast skeletal muscle isoform X5 — translation MSDEEVEQVEEQYEEEEEAQEEATEVHEEAHEVHEPEEKPRPKLTAPKIPEGEKVDFDDIQKKRQNKDLMELQALIDSHFEARKKEEEELVALKERIEKRRAERAEQQRIRAEKERERQNRLAEEKARREEEDAKRRAEDDLKKKKALSSMGANYSSYLAKADQKRGKKQTAREMKKKILAERRKPLNIDHLSEDKLRDKAKELWETLHQLETDKFEFGEKLKRQKYDIMNVRARVQMLAKFSKKAGTPAKGKVGGRWK, via the exons ATGTCTGACGAGGAAGT TGAACAGGTGGAGG AGCAGTACGAAGAAGAAG AGGAAGCCCAGGAGGAAG CTACAGAAGTCCATGAGGAAG CCCATGAAGTTCATGAACCAG AGGAGAAACCAAGACCCAA ACTCACTGCTCCTAAGATCCCAGAAGGGGAGAAAGTGGACTTCGAT GACATCCAGAAGAAGCGTCAGAACAAAGACCTAATGGAGCTCCAGGCCCTCATCGACAGCCACTTTGAAGCccggaagaaggaggaggaggagctggtcGCCCTCAAGGAGAGAATT GAGAAGCGCCGTGCGGAGAGAGCGGAGCAGCAGAGGATTCGtgcagagaaggagagggagcGCCAGAACAGACTGGCG GAGGAAAAGGccagaagagaggaggaggatgccaagaggagggcagaggacgacctgaagaagaagaaagctcTGTCTTCCATGGGAGCCAACTACAGCAGCTACCTGGCCAAG GCTGACCAGAAGAGAGGCAAAAAGCAGACGGCCCGCGAAATGAAGAAGAAGATTCTTGCTGAGAGACGCAAGCCGCTCAACATCGACCACCTCAGTGAAGACAAACTGAG GGACAAAGCTAAGGAGCTCTGGGAGACCCTGCACCAGCTAGAGACCGACAAGTTCGAGTTTGGGGAGAAGTTGAAACGCCAGAAATATGAT ATCATGAATGTTCGGGCCAGAGTGCAGATGCTGGCCAAGTT CAGCAAGAAGGCTGGGACCCCAGCCAAGGGCAAAGTCGGCGGGCGCTGGAAGTAG
- the TNNT3 gene encoding troponin T, fast skeletal muscle isoform X2 encodes MSDEEVEQVEEQYEEEEEAQEEATEVHEEAHEVHEPEEVQEEEKPRPKLTAPKIPEGEKVDFDDIQKKRQNKDLMELQALIDSHFEARKKEEEELVALKERIEKRRAERAEQQRIRAEKERERQNRLAEEKARREEEDAKRRAEDDLKKKKALSSMGANYSSYLAKADQKRGKKQTAREMKKKILAERRKPLNIDHLSEDKLRDKAKELWETLHQLETDKFEFGEKLKRQKYDIMNVRARVQMLAKFSKKAGTPAKGKVGGRWK; translated from the exons ATGTCTGACGAGGAAGT TGAACAGGTGGAGG AGCAGTACGAAGAAGAAG AGGAAGCCCAGGAGGAAG CTACAGAAGTCCATGAGGAAG CCCATGAAGTTCATGAACCAG AGGAAGTTCAAGAAG AGGAGAAACCAAGACCCAA ACTCACTGCTCCTAAGATCCCAGAAGGGGAGAAAGTGGACTTCGAT GACATCCAGAAGAAGCGTCAGAACAAAGACCTAATGGAGCTCCAGGCCCTCATCGACAGCCACTTTGAAGCccggaagaaggaggaggaggagctggtcGCCCTCAAGGAGAGAATT GAGAAGCGCCGTGCGGAGAGAGCGGAGCAGCAGAGGATTCGtgcagagaaggagagggagcGCCAGAACAGACTGGCG GAGGAAAAGGccagaagagaggaggaggatgccaagaggagggcagaggacgacctgaagaagaagaaagctcTGTCTTCCATGGGAGCCAACTACAGCAGCTACCTGGCCAAG GCTGACCAGAAGAGAGGCAAAAAGCAGACGGCCCGCGAAATGAAGAAGAAGATTCTTGCTGAGAGACGCAAGCCGCTCAACATCGACCACCTCAGTGAAGACAAACTGAG GGACAAAGCTAAGGAGCTCTGGGAGACCCTGCACCAGCTAGAGACCGACAAGTTCGAGTTTGGGGAGAAGTTGAAACGCCAGAAATATGAT ATCATGAATGTTCGGGCCAGAGTGCAGATGCTGGCCAAGTT CAGCAAGAAGGCTGGGACCCCAGCCAAGGGCAAAGTCGGCGGGCGCTGGAAGTAG
- the TNNT3 gene encoding troponin T, fast skeletal muscle isoform X16, producing MSDEEVEQVEEEAQEEAHEVHEPEEVQEEEKPRPKLTAPKIPEGEKVDFDDIQKKRQNKDLMELQALIDSHFEARKKEEEELVALKERIEKRRAERAEQQRIRAEKERERQNRLAEEKARREEEDAKRRAEDDLKKKKALSSMGANYSSYLAKADQKRGKKQTAREMKKKILAERRKPLNIDHLSEDKLRDKAKELWETLHQLETDKFEFGEKLKRQKYDITTLRSRIDQAQKHSKKAGTPAKGKVGGRWK from the exons ATGTCTGACGAGGAAGT TGAACAGGTGGAGG AGGAAGCCCAGGAGGAAG CCCATGAAGTTCATGAACCAG AGGAAGTTCAAGAAG AGGAGAAACCAAGACCCAA ACTCACTGCTCCTAAGATCCCAGAAGGGGAGAAAGTGGACTTCGAT GACATCCAGAAGAAGCGTCAGAACAAAGACCTAATGGAGCTCCAGGCCCTCATCGACAGCCACTTTGAAGCccggaagaaggaggaggaggagctggtcGCCCTCAAGGAGAGAATT GAGAAGCGCCGTGCGGAGAGAGCGGAGCAGCAGAGGATTCGtgcagagaaggagagggagcGCCAGAACAGACTGGCG GAGGAAAAGGccagaagagaggaggaggatgccaagaggagggcagaggacgacctgaagaagaagaaagctcTGTCTTCCATGGGAGCCAACTACAGCAGCTACCTGGCCAAG GCTGACCAGAAGAGAGGCAAAAAGCAGACGGCCCGCGAAATGAAGAAGAAGATTCTTGCTGAGAGACGCAAGCCGCTCAACATCGACCACCTCAGTGAAGACAAACTGAG GGACAAAGCTAAGGAGCTCTGGGAGACCCTGCACCAGCTAGAGACCGACAAGTTCGAGTTTGGGGAGAAGTTGAAACGCCAGAAATATGAT ATCACCACGCTCAGAAGCCGCATCGACCAGGCCCAGAAGCA CAGCAAGAAGGCTGGGACCCCAGCCAAGGGCAAAGTCGGCGGGCGCTGGAAGTAG
- the TNNT3 gene encoding troponin T, fast skeletal muscle isoform X14 has protein sequence MSDEEVEQVEEQYEEEEEAQEEATEVHEEEEKPRPKLTAPKIPEGEKVDFDDIQKKRQNKDLMELQALIDSHFEARKKEEEELVALKERIEKRRAERAEQQRIRAEKERERQNRLAEEKARREEEDAKRRAEDDLKKKKALSSMGANYSSYLAKADQKRGKKQTAREMKKKILAERRKPLNIDHLSEDKLRDKAKELWETLHQLETDKFEFGEKLKRQKYDITTLRSRIDQAQKHSKKAGTPAKGKVGGRWK, from the exons ATGTCTGACGAGGAAGT TGAACAGGTGGAGG AGCAGTACGAAGAAGAAG AGGAAGCCCAGGAGGAAG CTACAGAAGTCCATGAGGAAG AGGAGAAACCAAGACCCAA ACTCACTGCTCCTAAGATCCCAGAAGGGGAGAAAGTGGACTTCGAT GACATCCAGAAGAAGCGTCAGAACAAAGACCTAATGGAGCTCCAGGCCCTCATCGACAGCCACTTTGAAGCccggaagaaggaggaggaggagctggtcGCCCTCAAGGAGAGAATT GAGAAGCGCCGTGCGGAGAGAGCGGAGCAGCAGAGGATTCGtgcagagaaggagagggagcGCCAGAACAGACTGGCG GAGGAAAAGGccagaagagaggaggaggatgccaagaggagggcagaggacgacctgaagaagaagaaagctcTGTCTTCCATGGGAGCCAACTACAGCAGCTACCTGGCCAAG GCTGACCAGAAGAGAGGCAAAAAGCAGACGGCCCGCGAAATGAAGAAGAAGATTCTTGCTGAGAGACGCAAGCCGCTCAACATCGACCACCTCAGTGAAGACAAACTGAG GGACAAAGCTAAGGAGCTCTGGGAGACCCTGCACCAGCTAGAGACCGACAAGTTCGAGTTTGGGGAGAAGTTGAAACGCCAGAAATATGAT ATCACCACGCTCAGAAGCCGCATCGACCAGGCCCAGAAGCA CAGCAAGAAGGCTGGGACCCCAGCCAAGGGCAAAGTCGGCGGGCGCTGGAAGTAG
- the TNNT3 gene encoding troponin T, fast skeletal muscle isoform X26 yields MSDEEVEQVEEEAQEEEEKPRPKLTAPKIPEGEKVDFDDIQKKRQNKDLMELQALIDSHFEARKKEEEELVALKERIEKRRAERAEQQRIRAEKERERQNRLAEEKARREEEDAKRRAEDDLKKKKALSSMGANYSSYLAKADQKRGKKQTAREMKKKILAERRKPLNIDHLSEDKLRDKAKELWETLHQLETDKFEFGEKLKRQKYDITTLRSRIDQAQKHSKKAGTPAKGKVGGRWK; encoded by the exons ATGTCTGACGAGGAAGT TGAACAGGTGGAGG AGGAAGCCCAGGAGGAAG AGGAGAAACCAAGACCCAA ACTCACTGCTCCTAAGATCCCAGAAGGGGAGAAAGTGGACTTCGAT GACATCCAGAAGAAGCGTCAGAACAAAGACCTAATGGAGCTCCAGGCCCTCATCGACAGCCACTTTGAAGCccggaagaaggaggaggaggagctggtcGCCCTCAAGGAGAGAATT GAGAAGCGCCGTGCGGAGAGAGCGGAGCAGCAGAGGATTCGtgcagagaaggagagggagcGCCAGAACAGACTGGCG GAGGAAAAGGccagaagagaggaggaggatgccaagaggagggcagaggacgacctgaagaagaagaaagctcTGTCTTCCATGGGAGCCAACTACAGCAGCTACCTGGCCAAG GCTGACCAGAAGAGAGGCAAAAAGCAGACGGCCCGCGAAATGAAGAAGAAGATTCTTGCTGAGAGACGCAAGCCGCTCAACATCGACCACCTCAGTGAAGACAAACTGAG GGACAAAGCTAAGGAGCTCTGGGAGACCCTGCACCAGCTAGAGACCGACAAGTTCGAGTTTGGGGAGAAGTTGAAACGCCAGAAATATGAT ATCACCACGCTCAGAAGCCGCATCGACCAGGCCCAGAAGCA CAGCAAGAAGGCTGGGACCCCAGCCAAGGGCAAAGTCGGCGGGCGCTGGAAGTAG
- the TNNT3 gene encoding troponin T, fast skeletal muscle isoform X25 — MSDEEVEQVEEEAQEEEEVQEEEKPRPKLTAPKIPEGEKVDFDDIQKKRQNKDLMELQALIDSHFEARKKEEEELVALKERIEKRRAERAEQQRIRAEKERERQNRLAEEKARREEEDAKRRAEDDLKKKKALSSMGANYSSYLAKADQKRGKKQTAREMKKKILAERRKPLNIDHLSEDKLRDKAKELWETLHQLETDKFEFGEKLKRQKYDITTLRSRIDQAQKHSKKAGTPAKGKVGGRWK; from the exons ATGTCTGACGAGGAAGT TGAACAGGTGGAGG AGGAAGCCCAGGAGGAAG AGGAAGTTCAAGAAG AGGAGAAACCAAGACCCAA ACTCACTGCTCCTAAGATCCCAGAAGGGGAGAAAGTGGACTTCGAT GACATCCAGAAGAAGCGTCAGAACAAAGACCTAATGGAGCTCCAGGCCCTCATCGACAGCCACTTTGAAGCccggaagaaggaggaggaggagctggtcGCCCTCAAGGAGAGAATT GAGAAGCGCCGTGCGGAGAGAGCGGAGCAGCAGAGGATTCGtgcagagaaggagagggagcGCCAGAACAGACTGGCG GAGGAAAAGGccagaagagaggaggaggatgccaagaggagggcagaggacgacctgaagaagaagaaagctcTGTCTTCCATGGGAGCCAACTACAGCAGCTACCTGGCCAAG GCTGACCAGAAGAGAGGCAAAAAGCAGACGGCCCGCGAAATGAAGAAGAAGATTCTTGCTGAGAGACGCAAGCCGCTCAACATCGACCACCTCAGTGAAGACAAACTGAG GGACAAAGCTAAGGAGCTCTGGGAGACCCTGCACCAGCTAGAGACCGACAAGTTCGAGTTTGGGGAGAAGTTGAAACGCCAGAAATATGAT ATCACCACGCTCAGAAGCCGCATCGACCAGGCCCAGAAGCA CAGCAAGAAGGCTGGGACCCCAGCCAAGGGCAAAGTCGGCGGGCGCTGGAAGTAG
- the TNNT3 gene encoding troponin T, fast skeletal muscle isoform X23, whose amino-acid sequence MSDEEVEQVEEQYEEEEEAQEEEEKPRPKLTAPKIPEGEKVDFDDIQKKRQNKDLMELQALIDSHFEARKKEEEELVALKERIEKRRAERAEQQRIRAEKERERQNRLAEEKARREEEDAKRRAEDDLKKKKALSSMGANYSSYLAKADQKRGKKQTAREMKKKILAERRKPLNIDHLSEDKLRDKAKELWETLHQLETDKFEFGEKLKRQKYDITTLRSRIDQAQKHSKKAGTPAKGKVGGRWK is encoded by the exons ATGTCTGACGAGGAAGT TGAACAGGTGGAGG AGCAGTACGAAGAAGAAG AGGAAGCCCAGGAGGAAG AGGAGAAACCAAGACCCAA ACTCACTGCTCCTAAGATCCCAGAAGGGGAGAAAGTGGACTTCGAT GACATCCAGAAGAAGCGTCAGAACAAAGACCTAATGGAGCTCCAGGCCCTCATCGACAGCCACTTTGAAGCccggaagaaggaggaggaggagctggtcGCCCTCAAGGAGAGAATT GAGAAGCGCCGTGCGGAGAGAGCGGAGCAGCAGAGGATTCGtgcagagaaggagagggagcGCCAGAACAGACTGGCG GAGGAAAAGGccagaagagaggaggaggatgccaagaggagggcagaggacgacctgaagaagaagaaagctcTGTCTTCCATGGGAGCCAACTACAGCAGCTACCTGGCCAAG GCTGACCAGAAGAGAGGCAAAAAGCAGACGGCCCGCGAAATGAAGAAGAAGATTCTTGCTGAGAGACGCAAGCCGCTCAACATCGACCACCTCAGTGAAGACAAACTGAG GGACAAAGCTAAGGAGCTCTGGGAGACCCTGCACCAGCTAGAGACCGACAAGTTCGAGTTTGGGGAGAAGTTGAAACGCCAGAAATATGAT ATCACCACGCTCAGAAGCCGCATCGACCAGGCCCAGAAGCA CAGCAAGAAGGCTGGGACCCCAGCCAAGGGCAAAGTCGGCGGGCGCTGGAAGTAG
- the TNNT3 gene encoding troponin T, fast skeletal muscle isoform X4: protein MSDEEVEQVEEQYEEEEEAQEEATEVHEEAHEVHEPEEKPRPKLTAPKIPEGEKVDFDDIQKKRQNKDLMELQALIDSHFEARKKEEEELVALKERIEKRRAERAEQQRIRAEKERERQNRLAEEKARREEEDAKRRAEDDLKKKKALSSMGANYSSYLAKADQKRGKKQTAREMKKKILAERRKPLNIDHLSEDKLRDKAKELWETLHQLETDKFEFGEKLKRQKYDITTLRSRIDQAQKHSKKAGTPAKGKVGGRWK, encoded by the exons ATGTCTGACGAGGAAGT TGAACAGGTGGAGG AGCAGTACGAAGAAGAAG AGGAAGCCCAGGAGGAAG CTACAGAAGTCCATGAGGAAG CCCATGAAGTTCATGAACCAG AGGAGAAACCAAGACCCAA ACTCACTGCTCCTAAGATCCCAGAAGGGGAGAAAGTGGACTTCGAT GACATCCAGAAGAAGCGTCAGAACAAAGACCTAATGGAGCTCCAGGCCCTCATCGACAGCCACTTTGAAGCccggaagaaggaggaggaggagctggtcGCCCTCAAGGAGAGAATT GAGAAGCGCCGTGCGGAGAGAGCGGAGCAGCAGAGGATTCGtgcagagaaggagagggagcGCCAGAACAGACTGGCG GAGGAAAAGGccagaagagaggaggaggatgccaagaggagggcagaggacgacctgaagaagaagaaagctcTGTCTTCCATGGGAGCCAACTACAGCAGCTACCTGGCCAAG GCTGACCAGAAGAGAGGCAAAAAGCAGACGGCCCGCGAAATGAAGAAGAAGATTCTTGCTGAGAGACGCAAGCCGCTCAACATCGACCACCTCAGTGAAGACAAACTGAG GGACAAAGCTAAGGAGCTCTGGGAGACCCTGCACCAGCTAGAGACCGACAAGTTCGAGTTTGGGGAGAAGTTGAAACGCCAGAAATATGAT ATCACCACGCTCAGAAGCCGCATCGACCAGGCCCAGAAGCA CAGCAAGAAGGCTGGGACCCCAGCCAAGGGCAAAGTCGGCGGGCGCTGGAAGTAG
- the TNNT3 gene encoding troponin T, fast skeletal muscle isoform X3 translates to MSDEEVEQVEEQYEEEEEAQEEEVHEEAHEVHEPEEVQEEEKPRPKLTAPKIPEGEKVDFDDIQKKRQNKDLMELQALIDSHFEARKKEEEELVALKERIEKRRAERAEQQRIRAEKERERQNRLAEEKARREEEDAKRRAEDDLKKKKALSSMGANYSSYLAKADQKRGKKQTAREMKKKILAERRKPLNIDHLSEDKLRDKAKELWETLHQLETDKFEFGEKLKRQKYDITTLRSRIDQAQKHSKKAGTPAKGKVGGRWK, encoded by the exons ATGTCTGACGAGGAAGT TGAACAGGTGGAGG AGCAGTACGAAGAAGAAG AGGAAGCCCAGGAGGAAG AAGTCCATGAGGAAG CCCATGAAGTTCATGAACCAG AGGAAGTTCAAGAAG AGGAGAAACCAAGACCCAA ACTCACTGCTCCTAAGATCCCAGAAGGGGAGAAAGTGGACTTCGAT GACATCCAGAAGAAGCGTCAGAACAAAGACCTAATGGAGCTCCAGGCCCTCATCGACAGCCACTTTGAAGCccggaagaaggaggaggaggagctggtcGCCCTCAAGGAGAGAATT GAGAAGCGCCGTGCGGAGAGAGCGGAGCAGCAGAGGATTCGtgcagagaaggagagggagcGCCAGAACAGACTGGCG GAGGAAAAGGccagaagagaggaggaggatgccaagaggagggcagaggacgacctgaagaagaagaaagctcTGTCTTCCATGGGAGCCAACTACAGCAGCTACCTGGCCAAG GCTGACCAGAAGAGAGGCAAAAAGCAGACGGCCCGCGAAATGAAGAAGAAGATTCTTGCTGAGAGACGCAAGCCGCTCAACATCGACCACCTCAGTGAAGACAAACTGAG GGACAAAGCTAAGGAGCTCTGGGAGACCCTGCACCAGCTAGAGACCGACAAGTTCGAGTTTGGGGAGAAGTTGAAACGCCAGAAATATGAT ATCACCACGCTCAGAAGCCGCATCGACCAGGCCCAGAAGCA CAGCAAGAAGGCTGGGACCCCAGCCAAGGGCAAAGTCGGCGGGCGCTGGAAGTAG
- the TNNT3 gene encoding troponin T, fast skeletal muscle isoform X1, producing MSDEEVEQVEEQYEEEEEAQEEATEVHEEAHEVHEPEEVQEEEKPRPKLTAPKIPEGEKVDFDDIQKKRQNKDLMELQALIDSHFEARKKEEEELVALKERIEKRRAERAEQQRIRAEKERERQNRLAEEKARREEEDAKRRAEDDLKKKKALSSMGANYSSYLAKADQKRGKKQTAREMKKKILAERRKPLNIDHLSEDKLRDKAKELWETLHQLETDKFEFGEKLKRQKYDITTLRSRIDQAQKHSKKAGTPAKGKVGGRWK from the exons ATGTCTGACGAGGAAGT TGAACAGGTGGAGG AGCAGTACGAAGAAGAAG AGGAAGCCCAGGAGGAAG CTACAGAAGTCCATGAGGAAG CCCATGAAGTTCATGAACCAG AGGAAGTTCAAGAAG AGGAGAAACCAAGACCCAA ACTCACTGCTCCTAAGATCCCAGAAGGGGAGAAAGTGGACTTCGAT GACATCCAGAAGAAGCGTCAGAACAAAGACCTAATGGAGCTCCAGGCCCTCATCGACAGCCACTTTGAAGCccggaagaaggaggaggaggagctggtcGCCCTCAAGGAGAGAATT GAGAAGCGCCGTGCGGAGAGAGCGGAGCAGCAGAGGATTCGtgcagagaaggagagggagcGCCAGAACAGACTGGCG GAGGAAAAGGccagaagagaggaggaggatgccaagaggagggcagaggacgacctgaagaagaagaaagctcTGTCTTCCATGGGAGCCAACTACAGCAGCTACCTGGCCAAG GCTGACCAGAAGAGAGGCAAAAAGCAGACGGCCCGCGAAATGAAGAAGAAGATTCTTGCTGAGAGACGCAAGCCGCTCAACATCGACCACCTCAGTGAAGACAAACTGAG GGACAAAGCTAAGGAGCTCTGGGAGACCCTGCACCAGCTAGAGACCGACAAGTTCGAGTTTGGGGAGAAGTTGAAACGCCAGAAATATGAT ATCACCACGCTCAGAAGCCGCATCGACCAGGCCCAGAAGCA CAGCAAGAAGGCTGGGACCCCAGCCAAGGGCAAAGTCGGCGGGCGCTGGAAGTAG